In one Tessaracoccus palaemonis genomic region, the following are encoded:
- a CDS encoding LacI family DNA-binding transcriptional regulator, with translation MPNPSTPRLEAVAALAGVSRATASKALNGRSDVSPETRTRVLAAAEEVGYRGGATPVDTPLIALVADNLETTYTLDILRGATTTSMELGVGLVTHYSEGPHPGTAPLSDAWFELVKASRWLGVIVVTTRLSPHQLQLIEKLGLKLVAIDPANALPASTASIGATNWNGGVEATSHLISLGHQRIAFVNGTTGSVPSSERLQGYLSALSMHDLPHDPTLVVGDYFSHEAGVAAGLKLLGLPAHRRPTAIFAASDIIAMGVYQAARQLGLRIPDDLSIVGFDDTHLATLVSPPLTTVHQPLAAMGSAAVRSLVDIAHGRPVTGGPIRLATRLMVRDSTAAPRG, from the coding sequence GTGCCGAACCCTTCCACGCCCCGCCTCGAGGCGGTGGCCGCGCTCGCGGGAGTCTCGCGAGCCACAGCCTCCAAGGCCCTCAACGGCCGCAGCGACGTCTCTCCCGAGACGCGCACCCGCGTGCTGGCCGCCGCCGAGGAGGTCGGCTACCGCGGGGGCGCCACTCCCGTCGACACACCGCTCATCGCGCTGGTCGCCGACAATCTCGAGACGACCTACACGCTCGACATCCTCAGAGGCGCGACCACGACGTCGATGGAGTTGGGCGTCGGACTCGTGACCCACTACTCCGAGGGCCCGCATCCCGGCACCGCCCCCCTCAGCGACGCGTGGTTCGAACTCGTGAAGGCCAGCCGCTGGCTCGGCGTCATCGTCGTGACGACCCGTCTGTCGCCCCACCAGCTCCAGCTGATCGAGAAACTGGGACTGAAACTTGTCGCGATCGACCCGGCCAACGCACTGCCCGCCAGCACCGCCTCGATCGGCGCCACGAACTGGAACGGCGGCGTCGAGGCCACCAGCCACCTCATCTCGCTCGGCCACCAGCGGATCGCCTTCGTCAACGGCACCACGGGATCCGTGCCGTCGTCCGAGCGTCTCCAGGGCTACCTGTCGGCGCTGTCGATGCACGACCTCCCGCACGACCCGACGCTGGTCGTCGGCGACTACTTCAGCCACGAGGCGGGCGTCGCCGCCGGACTGAAGCTGCTCGGCCTGCCGGCCCACCGTCGGCCGACGGCGATCTTCGCGGCGAGCGACATCATCGCCATGGGCGTCTACCAAGCGGCCCGTCAGCTCGGCCTGCGGATCCCCGATGATCTGAGCATCGTCGGCTTCGACGACACCCATCTCGCCACGCTCGTCAGCCCACCCCTGACCACCGTCCACCAGCCGCTGGCGGCCATGGGCTCGGCCGCCGTCCGCTCGCTCGTGGACATCGCCCACGGCCGCCCCGTCACCGGCGGCCCCATCCGGCTCGCGACCCGCCTCATGGTCAGGGACTCCACGGCCGCCCCGCGTGGATGA
- the typA gene encoding translational GTPase TypA, whose amino-acid sequence MPIRQDLRNVAIVAHVDHGKTTLVDAMLWQSGAFREGSDVNNRVMDSMDLEREKGITILAKNTAVKHIRPDGTTGTINIIDTPGHADFGGEVERGLEMVDGVVLLVDASEGPLPQTRFVLRKALAKKLPIIVVVNKVDRPDARISAVVEETYDLFMDLLDDDSAHVLDFPIIYASAKAGRASLTQPADGDMPDSANLEPLFSTIYDHIPAPTYEEGATLQAHVTNLDASPYLGRLALCRIVAGEIHRGQVVAWCKADGTVSNVKLSELLITEALDRVPAEKAGPGDIVAIAGISDIMIGETLSDPENPKPLPLIHVDQPSISMTIGINTSPLAGKSGKNLTARLLKARLDQELVGNVSIKVLPTERPDTWEVQGRGELQLAILVEMMRRESFELTVGKPVVVTRTIDGKLHEPVERLTVDIPEEFVGVVTQLMGLRRGTMAQMVNHGTGWVRIEFIVPARGLIGFRTEFLTETRGTGIMNHVSEGYAPWAGDFRTRPTGSLVADRTGVVTSFALFNLQARGTMFVSPGDEVYEGMIVGENPRAEDMDINPTKEKKLNNIRSSTGEELERLIPAKKLSMEQQLEFCGGDECLEVTPAVVRIRKVHLSANDRAKARRGLKNN is encoded by the coding sequence ATGCCCATCCGCCAAGACCTGCGTAACGTCGCGATCGTCGCCCACGTCGACCACGGGAAGACGACCCTCGTCGACGCCATGCTCTGGCAGTCCGGCGCGTTCCGCGAAGGCTCCGACGTCAACAACCGGGTCATGGACTCGATGGACCTCGAGCGCGAGAAGGGCATCACCATCCTCGCGAAGAACACCGCCGTCAAGCACATCCGCCCCGACGGCACCACCGGCACCATCAACATCATCGACACCCCGGGACACGCCGACTTCGGCGGCGAGGTCGAGCGCGGCCTCGAGATGGTCGACGGGGTCGTGCTGCTGGTGGACGCATCCGAGGGCCCGCTGCCCCAGACGCGCTTCGTGCTGCGCAAGGCGCTGGCGAAGAAGCTGCCGATCATCGTCGTGGTCAACAAGGTCGACCGCCCCGACGCCCGCATCTCCGCGGTCGTCGAGGAGACCTATGACCTGTTCATGGACCTGCTCGACGACGACAGCGCCCACGTGCTCGACTTCCCCATCATCTATGCCTCCGCCAAGGCAGGGCGCGCCTCGCTGACGCAACCCGCGGACGGCGACATGCCGGACAGCGCGAACCTCGAGCCGCTGTTCAGCACCATCTACGACCACATCCCCGCCCCCACCTACGAGGAGGGGGCCACGCTGCAGGCGCACGTCACCAACCTCGACGCCTCCCCGTACCTCGGCCGCCTGGCCCTGTGCCGGATCGTTGCCGGCGAGATCCACCGCGGTCAGGTCGTCGCGTGGTGCAAGGCCGACGGGACCGTCAGCAACGTCAAGCTGTCCGAACTGCTGATCACCGAGGCCCTCGACCGCGTGCCGGCCGAGAAGGCCGGCCCCGGCGACATCGTGGCCATCGCGGGCATCTCCGACATCATGATCGGCGAGACGCTCTCCGACCCGGAGAACCCGAAGCCGCTGCCGCTGATCCACGTCGACCAGCCGTCGATCTCGATGACCATCGGCATCAACACCTCCCCCCTCGCGGGCAAGTCCGGCAAGAACCTGACCGCCCGCCTGCTGAAGGCCCGCCTCGACCAGGAGCTGGTCGGCAACGTGTCCATCAAGGTCCTCCCCACCGAGCGCCCCGACACCTGGGAGGTGCAGGGCCGTGGCGAGCTGCAGCTCGCGATCCTGGTCGAGATGATGCGTCGTGAGAGCTTCGAGCTCACCGTCGGCAAGCCCGTCGTGGTCACCCGCACGATCGACGGCAAGCTGCACGAGCCGGTCGAGCGCCTGACCGTCGACATCCCCGAGGAGTTCGTCGGCGTCGTGACACAGCTCATGGGGCTGCGGCGCGGCACCATGGCGCAGATGGTCAACCACGGCACCGGCTGGGTCCGCATCGAGTTCATCGTGCCGGCCCGAGGCCTGATCGGCTTCCGCACGGAGTTCCTGACCGAGACGAGGGGCACGGGCATCATGAACCACGTCTCCGAGGGGTACGCCCCCTGGGCCGGCGACTTCCGCACCCGCCCCACCGGTTCCCTCGTGGCCGACCGGACCGGCGTGGTGACCAGCTTCGCCCTGTTCAATCTGCAGGCCCGCGGCACCATGTTCGTCTCCCCCGGTGACGAGGTCTACGAAGGCATGATCGTCGGCGAGAACCCGCGCGCCGAGGACATGGACATCAACCCCACCAAGGAGAAGAAGCTCAACAACATCCGCTCCTCGACCGGCGAGGAGCTGGAGCGCCTGATTCCCGCCAAGAAGCTCTCGATGGAGCAGCAGCTCGAGTTCTGCGGTGGCGACGAGTGCCTCGAGGTGACCCCTGCCGTCGTGCGCATCCGCAAGGTGCACCTGAGCGCCAACGACCGCGCCAAGGCGAGGCGGGGCCTCAAGAACAACTGA
- a CDS encoding antitoxin MazE family protein, whose amino-acid sequence MAVRERVSEYRRRMRERGFRPVQVWVPDVRTPAFAAEAERQSKLIAEHESATDDQAFIEAISAPWDDDE is encoded by the coding sequence ATGGCAGTTCGTGAGCGCGTCAGCGAATACAGACGCCGGATGCGGGAACGAGGCTTCCGCCCGGTGCAGGTGTGGGTGCCAGATGTCCGCACTCCTGCTTTCGCAGCAGAGGCCGAGCGTCAGTCGAAGCTGATCGCCGAGCACGAGAGCGCCACCGACGACCAGGCGTTCATTGAAGCCATCTCGGCACCGTGGGATGACGACGAGTGA
- a CDS encoding type II toxin-antitoxin system PemK/MazF family toxin: protein MIRGELWTVSGGVYASKPRPALIFQDDAFTATASVTVLPLTSSLIDTPLLRVRVLAGELSGLARDSDVMIDKITTVRRSNLAERVGRVSAEQLAEIERGVMAFLGLAR from the coding sequence GTGATCCGCGGCGAACTATGGACGGTATCCGGAGGCGTCTACGCCTCGAAACCCCGGCCAGCCCTGATCTTCCAGGATGACGCCTTTACGGCAACGGCGTCCGTGACGGTACTCCCTCTGACGAGCAGCCTCATCGACACACCCCTGCTGCGCGTGCGTGTCCTGGCGGGCGAACTGTCAGGGCTCGCCAGGGACAGCGACGTGATGATCGACAAGATCACCACCGTCCGCCGCTCGAACCTCGCCGAGCGGGTCGGCCGGGTGTCGGCCGAGCAACTGGCAGAGATCGAGCGCGGCGTCATGGCTTTCCTCGGCCTGGCCAGGTAG
- a CDS encoding PadR family transcriptional regulator, translating to MEYAMHHPFMGRRPQMRDLFAANEVDDERRRPRGEDRRGGGRGHRGHGRGMGPGFGMGPGFGGPGFGGGRPGGRKRRGDVRLAALLLIAEAPRNGYQIIQEIESRSEGNWKPSPGAIYPALSQLEDEGLIRAAASEAGKLFEITETGAAEAEAAKDRPAPWENQGDEKDPVHALMLSVRQAGQAAMAIAQSGNPELITKAAAELDELKRRLYQLLAEN from the coding sequence ATGGAATACGCCATGCACCACCCGTTCATGGGACGTCGCCCCCAGATGCGCGACCTTTTCGCAGCCAACGAGGTCGACGACGAGCGTCGCCGCCCCCGCGGCGAGGACCGCCGGGGCGGGGGCCGCGGGCACCGCGGTCACGGCCGCGGCATGGGCCCCGGCTTCGGCATGGGCCCGGGCTTCGGAGGCCCCGGCTTCGGCGGTGGCCGTCCCGGCGGCCGCAAGCGTCGCGGCGACGTACGCCTCGCGGCCCTCCTGCTGATCGCGGAGGCCCCGCGCAACGGCTACCAGATCATCCAGGAGATCGAGTCCCGCAGCGAGGGCAACTGGAAGCCCAGCCCGGGCGCGATCTACCCGGCGCTAAGCCAGCTCGAGGACGAGGGCCTCATCCGGGCCGCCGCCTCCGAGGCCGGCAAGCTCTTCGAGATCACCGAGACCGGTGCCGCAGAGGCCGAGGCCGCCAAGGACCGTCCCGCCCCCTGGGAGAACCAGGGCGACGAGAAGGATCCCGTCCACGCCCTCATGCTGAGCGTCCGCCAGGCCGGTCAGGCCGCGATGGCCATCGCACAGTCAGGCAACCCCGAGCTGATCACCAAGGCCGCCGCCGAGCTCGACGAGCTCAAGCGCCGCCTGTACCAGTTGCTCGCCGAGAACTGA
- a CDS encoding EamA family transporter: MPLRSSLAAVLVAAIWGINFVVIDLGLGGMPPTLFVALRFVAVLVPAIFLVPRPVARTRDVVLIGCFMSLGQFSLLYTAIALGMPAGIASLVLQAQVALTVVFAALALRERPTSSQLVGVLIGASGLLIVGLGRGAATPAVGFLVTLLAATSWAIGNVIARRAGATVGAGPLSGLSMTVWSALVVPLPLLGLSLILDGPGVVWASLTHLTTAQLLSTAYTAWLASLVGYGIWNTLLARHPASSVVPFTMLVPPVGMLAAWLIEGESPAPLEVVGGVVLLLGVAVTTGVLRRRIFSRAA; this comes from the coding sequence ATGCCGCTCCGCTCCTCCCTCGCCGCAGTGCTGGTCGCCGCGATCTGGGGCATCAACTTCGTCGTCATCGACCTGGGGCTCGGCGGCATGCCGCCCACCCTCTTCGTGGCGCTGCGCTTCGTCGCGGTGCTCGTCCCCGCCATCTTCCTCGTCCCGCGTCCGGTTGCCCGGACGCGGGACGTTGTGCTGATCGGGTGCTTCATGAGCCTCGGCCAGTTCAGCCTCCTCTACACCGCCATCGCGCTGGGCATGCCCGCCGGCATCGCGTCGCTGGTGCTCCAGGCCCAGGTCGCGCTGACCGTCGTGTTCGCGGCCCTCGCGCTGCGGGAGCGCCCGACCAGCAGCCAGCTCGTCGGGGTGCTGATCGGAGCCTCAGGCCTGCTGATCGTCGGGCTCGGCCGCGGCGCGGCGACCCCGGCCGTCGGGTTCCTCGTCACGCTGCTCGCCGCGACGTCATGGGCCATCGGCAACGTCATCGCGCGCCGCGCCGGGGCCACCGTCGGAGCCGGGCCGCTGTCGGGCCTCTCCATGACCGTCTGGTCCGCGCTGGTCGTGCCGCTCCCCCTGCTGGGGCTGTCGCTGATCCTCGACGGGCCGGGCGTCGTCTGGGCGTCCCTCACGCACCTGACAACGGCGCAGCTGCTGTCGACGGCCTACACGGCGTGGCTGGCGAGCCTGGTCGGCTACGGCATCTGGAACACGCTGCTCGCGCGGCACCCGGCGTCGTCGGTGGTGCCGTTCACCATGCTCGTGCCGCCCGTCGGCATGCTGGCCGCGTGGCTCATCGAGGGCGAGTCCCCTGCGCCGCTCGAGGTGGTCGGCGGCGTCGTCCTGCTGCTCGGCGTCGCGGTCACCACTGGTGTGCTGCGCCGTCGCATCTTCAGCCGGGCCGCCTGA
- the ppk2 gene encoding polyphosphate kinase 2, with the protein MSQQGLREYIDQLVADGYELAGLSDEDPYLIDPMGKAVETWRDRYPYDELLGRREYEAAKRKLQIELLKFQYSAQDRGTRHIILFEGRDAAGKGGAIKRFTEHLNPRTARTVALTKPTERERGQWYFQRYIAHLPTNGEIVLFDRSWYNRAGVEKVMGFCTDEEYQIFVRQAPVFEEMLIESGMTVTKLWFSVTQREQRTRFAIRQIDPVRRWKLSPMDLESLDRWEDYTEAKNAMLKYTDTDLAPWYRIKSNDKKRARLNAIRLFLSLHDYDGKDVDAIGIVDPEIVQFGRRNHAAPESEASPL; encoded by the coding sequence ATGAGTCAGCAGGGACTACGTGAGTACATCGACCAGCTCGTCGCCGACGGGTACGAGCTCGCCGGGCTGTCCGACGAGGACCCGTACCTGATCGACCCGATGGGCAAGGCCGTCGAGACCTGGCGGGACCGCTACCCGTACGACGAGCTGCTCGGCCGCAGGGAGTACGAGGCGGCCAAGCGGAAGCTGCAGATCGAGCTGCTGAAGTTCCAGTACTCGGCCCAGGACCGCGGCACCCGGCACATCATTCTGTTCGAGGGGCGCGACGCCGCCGGCAAGGGCGGCGCGATCAAGAGGTTCACCGAGCACCTCAACCCGCGCACCGCGCGCACAGTCGCGCTGACGAAGCCGACCGAGCGCGAGCGCGGCCAGTGGTACTTCCAGCGCTATATCGCGCACCTGCCCACCAACGGTGAGATCGTTCTGTTCGACAGGTCCTGGTACAACCGGGCGGGCGTCGAGAAGGTGATGGGTTTCTGCACCGACGAGGAATACCAGATCTTCGTCCGGCAGGCGCCGGTCTTCGAGGAGATGCTCATCGAGTCGGGCATGACTGTGACCAAGCTCTGGTTCTCCGTCACGCAGCGCGAGCAGCGCACCCGCTTCGCCATCCGGCAGATCGACCCCGTCCGACGGTGGAAGCTGTCCCCGATGGACCTGGAGTCTCTCGACCGCTGGGAGGACTACACCGAGGCCAAGAACGCCATGCTGAAGTACACCGACACCGACCTGGCGCCCTGGTACCGCATCAAGTCCAACGACAAGAAGCGTGCCCGCCTCAACGCCATCCGGTTGTTCCTCAGCCTCCACGACTACGACGGCAAGGACGTCGACGCCATCGGCATCGTCGACCCGGAGATCGTGCAGTTCGGGCGCCGCAACCACGCGGCGCCCGAGAGCGAGGCCTCGCCGCTCTGA
- the tpx gene encoding thiol peroxidase — protein MTDIGFKGSTVHSVGSLPEVGSKAPDFEVTGLDFSPITNADFAGSTLVINIFPSVDTGVCAMSVRRFNELAAGLDGVKVLCVSRDLPMALGRFCGAEGIENVTVASDFRTDFGEKYGVTFADGGFKGLLSRSVVVLDADGTVLYTQQVADTGTEPDYDAALAAVA, from the coding sequence ATGACTGACATCGGTTTCAAGGGATCCACCGTCCACTCCGTCGGCTCGCTGCCCGAAGTGGGCTCCAAGGCCCCCGACTTCGAGGTCACCGGCCTCGACTTCTCCCCCATCACCAACGCCGACTTCGCCGGCTCCACGCTCGTCATCAACATCTTCCCGTCGGTCGACACCGGCGTCTGCGCCATGTCGGTGCGCCGCTTCAACGAACTGGCCGCCGGCCTCGACGGCGTCAAGGTGCTGTGCGTCTCCCGCGACCTGCCGATGGCGCTCGGCCGCTTCTGCGGCGCCGAGGGCATCGAGAACGTCACCGTCGCCTCAGACTTCCGGACCGACTTCGGCGAGAAGTACGGCGTCACGTTCGCCGATGGCGGCTTCAAGGGGCTGCTCAGCCGTTCGGTCGTCGTGCTCGACGCTGACGGCACCGTCCTCTACACGCAGCAGGTCGCCGACACCGGCACCGAGCCCGACTACGACGCGGCCCTGGCGGCCGTCGCCTGA
- a CDS encoding acyltransferase family protein yields the protein MSAEIGRNHTVDVTRALSVLIVVVFHGLLYTAHLTLDGSLYITQWSPPSWVFFASWLLMAMPAFFVCGGFANALIVDKMYARGTGFSHYLANRGRRLTGGLTLFVTFFAVVASVAGWLGFFDYAYQASTHFMRLLWFISVYLVIVLFAPFLVRLHDRFGAWVLVVFMVAIVIVDRGVFGHQLRGLGELNMFLVWLLCHQLGIGYQRGWFRTGPVMRTWILLGLAAGGIAVLVFLFGYPPSAVGFGNMPVANHLPPTLAMALLGVAQAAVMGLVERSGVLRNMRPRAEKLVGTINALAMTIYLWHIPCLAIGGMALLTVSTFVPSLSWLLLSQALVIAAGLAVLSVVAPAVGWVEFKLIPPLGEQQDRDLALLSFCVMIAGSMLVWNHGAMFDVRAPLSTVGVVSLWAGAALMVRASRPAGVARSTRDTLKLPRRR from the coding sequence GTGAGCGCGGAGATCGGACGGAACCACACGGTCGACGTCACCCGCGCGCTCTCGGTGCTGATCGTCGTGGTCTTTCACGGCCTCCTCTACACCGCTCACCTGACCCTCGACGGGTCTCTCTACATCACGCAGTGGTCCCCGCCGTCGTGGGTGTTCTTCGCCTCGTGGCTCCTGATGGCCATGCCGGCCTTCTTCGTCTGCGGGGGCTTCGCGAACGCGTTGATCGTCGACAAGATGTACGCGCGCGGCACCGGGTTCTCGCATTACCTGGCCAACCGGGGCAGACGGCTGACTGGCGGGCTCACGCTGTTCGTGACGTTCTTCGCCGTGGTGGCCAGCGTGGCGGGGTGGCTTGGCTTCTTCGACTACGCCTACCAGGCCAGCACGCACTTCATGCGGCTGCTGTGGTTCATCTCCGTCTACCTGGTGATCGTGCTGTTCGCCCCGTTCCTGGTCCGTCTGCACGACAGGTTCGGCGCCTGGGTCCTCGTGGTCTTCATGGTCGCCATCGTCATCGTCGACCGCGGCGTCTTCGGGCATCAGCTGCGCGGGCTCGGCGAGCTGAACATGTTCCTGGTCTGGCTGCTGTGCCACCAGCTGGGCATCGGCTACCAGCGCGGCTGGTTCCGGACCGGGCCGGTGATGAGGACCTGGATCCTGCTCGGGCTCGCCGCGGGCGGCATCGCAGTGCTGGTGTTCCTGTTCGGCTACCCGCCCAGCGCCGTGGGCTTCGGCAACATGCCCGTGGCGAACCACCTCCCGCCGACGCTGGCGATGGCGCTGCTGGGCGTGGCGCAGGCCGCGGTGATGGGGCTCGTCGAGCGCTCAGGTGTGCTGCGGAACATGCGCCCGCGCGCGGAGAAGCTCGTGGGAACCATCAACGCGCTGGCGATGACCATCTACCTGTGGCACATCCCGTGCCTGGCCATCGGCGGCATGGCGCTGCTGACGGTCTCGACGTTCGTGCCGTCCCTGTCGTGGCTCCTGCTCTCGCAGGCGCTGGTGATCGCGGCGGGCCTCGCGGTGCTGTCCGTCGTCGCGCCGGCCGTCGGCTGGGTGGAGTTCAAGCTCATCCCGCCGTTGGGGGAGCAGCAGGACCGCGACCTGGCCCTGCTGTCGTTCTGCGTGATGATCGCCGGCTCCATGCTGGTGTGGAACCACGGGGCCATGTTCGACGTGAGGGCGCCGCTGTCGACGGTGGGCGTGGTCAGCCTATGGGCCGGGGCCGCGCTCATGGTGCGCGCGTCGCGCCCCGCCGGCGTGGCGAGGTCGACGCGCGACACCCTGAAGCTGCCCCGTCGGCGTTGA
- a CDS encoding LacI family DNA-binding transcriptional regulator yields the protein MTGQGQAKRLTIRDVAAVAGVSYGTVSRVLNGGHWVSPEARAAVEAAVARTGYTANHAARSLATGRADSVAFLLTEPHHLLFSDPTFARLLRGATEALAQHDKTLVLVIADTEAERKNVERFVRAGHVDGVMLISSHEANPLLLSLLAARVPTVSTGSPLGLESEIPTVAVDEAGSARIMTRYLLDKGHRRIAIITGPNDTPGGRYRLDGFRAEMGTLFDPALVEQDTYSSEAGGRAMARILERSGAPDAVFAASDIIAVGAITALRHAGYSVPGDVAVAGFDDSGLAESHDPPLTTMRQPWAEISRAMVELVLAGIDGREVDSVILPTELVVRETA from the coding sequence GTGACGGGACAAGGCCAGGCGAAGAGGCTGACCATCCGGGACGTCGCCGCGGTGGCGGGCGTCTCGTATGGCACGGTCTCGCGCGTCCTCAACGGCGGTCACTGGGTCTCTCCCGAGGCGCGTGCAGCGGTGGAGGCCGCCGTCGCCCGGACGGGATACACGGCCAACCACGCCGCCCGCTCGCTGGCAACCGGCCGCGCCGACTCCGTCGCGTTCCTGCTGACCGAGCCGCACCACCTGCTCTTCTCCGACCCGACGTTCGCGCGACTGCTGCGGGGAGCCACCGAGGCGCTGGCACAGCACGACAAGACACTCGTGCTGGTCATCGCCGACACCGAGGCAGAGCGGAAGAACGTCGAGCGTTTCGTGCGCGCCGGGCACGTGGACGGCGTCATGCTGATCTCCTCTCACGAGGCGAACCCACTCTTGCTCTCCCTGCTGGCTGCCAGGGTGCCGACGGTGAGCACCGGCAGCCCGCTCGGGCTGGAGAGCGAGATCCCCACGGTAGCCGTCGATGAGGCCGGATCGGCCCGCATCATGACCCGGTACCTTCTCGACAAGGGGCATCGCCGCATCGCGATCATCACCGGGCCGAACGACACGCCCGGCGGGCGCTACCGCCTCGACGGTTTCCGGGCCGAGATGGGGACACTGTTCGACCCGGCCCTCGTGGAGCAGGACACCTACTCCAGCGAAGCCGGGGGCAGGGCGATGGCCCGGATCCTCGAGCGCTCCGGGGCCCCGGACGCCGTGTTCGCGGCCTCCGACATCATCGCGGTCGGAGCCATCACCGCGCTGCGCCACGCCGGCTACTCGGTGCCGGGCGACGTCGCGGTGGCTGGCTTCGACGATTCCGGGCTCGCGGAGAGCCACGACCCGCCGTTGACCACCATGAGGCAGCCGTGGGCCGAGATCTCGCGCGCCATGGTCGAGCTGGTCCTCGCAGGGATCGACGGGCGCGAGGTCGACTCCGTCATCCTGCCGACGGAGCTGGTGGTGCGCGAGACGGCGTGA